In Haliotis asinina isolate JCU_RB_2024 chromosome 16, JCU_Hal_asi_v2, whole genome shotgun sequence, the following are encoded in one genomic region:
- the LOC137267517 gene encoding uncharacterized protein, with product MPQATNRNLLRDKYSCPMGNGTVYSALLNISTATRERAVKANEAEIQRLQKITRFIDKDSRIAENSQSRVINKMSKHLKELQAYKKVVQDDYKISKFQTLHNPDLDQVPPRRLTIETRYYHSGFDMKSLKPEINKTLKLMDPERKRKRFKRQILEASRRETSMLSKTHLTTSAMLNNLRARRCQGNVDFDNLPVICK from the coding sequence ATGCCCCAGGCCACCAACAGAAATCTGTTGCGGGACAAGTACAGCTGCCCCATGGGCAACGGCACCGTCTACTCCGCCCTCCTCAACATCAGCACTGCCACGCGGGAAAGAGCGGTCAAGGCAAACGAAGCAGAAATACAAAGGTTACAGAAAATAACACGCTTCATCGACAAAGACAGCAGGATTGCAGAAAACAGCCAGTCTCGTGTCATAAACAAGATGTCCAAGCATCTTAAGGAACTACAGGCCTACAAGAAGGTCGTGCAGGATGATtacaaaatttccaaatttcagACGCTCCATAATCCGGATCTCGACCAGGTTCCGCCACGCCGTCTAACAATAGAGACGCGGTACTATCACTCGGGGTTTGATATGAAATCTCTCAAGCCAGAGATTAACAAGACATTGAAGCTGATGGACCCTGAGAGAAAGAGGAAAAGATTTAAGCGACAAATACTGGAAGCGAGCAGACGAGAGACAAGCATGTTGTCCAAGACCCATCTGACAACGTCAGCCATGTTGAATAACCTCCGGGCTAGGCGTTGCCAAGGGAACGTAGACTTTGATAACCTTCCAGTAATTTGTAAATGA
- the LOC137267746 gene encoding ras-related protein Rap-2a-like, whose product MAPTKGNPTFRVIVLGAVGVGKSAIISQFLHNKFLELKSFTIELEHQTTLIGEEGRQMSLEIVDTPGGYCFGARRRIAIESGDAFILAFSLDDEASFETVAMIRDDIIRIKRNKKCPILLVGNKNDCEVYNRITRKAGAERFAKKEWNTKYTECCAKDHNSVRGVFHALLKLAKVKVKLTSKGQNERRSRFFGST is encoded by the coding sequence ATGGCACCTACTAAGGGAAACCCTACCTTTCGGGTCATTGTTCTAGGTGCAGTTGGAGTAGGGAAGAGCGCCATCATATCTCAGTTCTTGCACAATAAATTCCTTGAGTTAAAGTCTTTCACCATCGAGCTGGAACACCAGACAACCCTGATAGGTGAAGAGGGACGACAGATGTCCTTGGAGATCGTGGACACTCCAGGAGGATACTGTTTTGGGGCAAGAAGAAGGATCGCAATTGAGTCAGGTGATGCATTTATTCTTGCATTCTCTTTGGATGACGAAGCCTCGTTCGAAACAGTGGCAATGATCCGGGATGATATCATTCGAATCAAAAGGAACAAAAAATGTCCAATCCTCTTGGTTGGGAACAAGAATGACTGTGAAGTTTATAACAGAATCACACGGAAAGCCGGTGCTGAACGTTTTGCCAAAAAAGAATGGAACACCAAGTACACGGAGTGTTGCGCCAAGGACCATAACAGCGTCAGAGGCGTGTTTCACGCGCTGCTGAAACTGGCTAAGGTGAAAGTGAAGCTTACCTCCAAGGGACAAAATGAAAGAAGGTCAAGGTTCTTTGGAAGTACATAG